The genomic segment TGTACATTAGGTATGTGCTTGGCGCGTTAATGACCTTGTTCATGCCAGGTTACTCCCTGATTGAGACCCTATACCCGAGGGGTGATGAGCTCAAGCCCCTGGAGAGGCTTGCACTATCCATTGGGCTTAGCCTAGCCATTACACCACTAATAGGGCTTATCCTCAATTACACACCATGGGGTATTAGGCTCATACCCATAATGGTATCAACAACCCTAGCAACAACAGCCCTACTAACCACCGCAGCAATTAAGAAAAGCAATTATTATTTAAGTAGGAGGAGTAGGTGCTTTGAATAAGAGCTGACCTAAGCATCTTATTGCTAATTCTTGGTATCGGAATCACGTCCATTGGGTACTTAATCCTAGACTCCATACCAGTATTCATAACGACAGCATTGAGTGAGGACTCCCCTGAGTAGTGTAAATCAGGAATTAATGAGCAGAGCCTGGGGAGTGTGTCGGTATTAATAGAAAGCATGAGCATCGCTAATAAGGCTATTTACCCACCATCCTCATTGGCCCAGGACTCAAGGGTATGCGCATTAATAACACTGGTATAATCCGCAGTGGTTCTTGTTCATTAGATGATGACAGTACATCACTTAGGGACGCTATGCCCACGTTAATTAAGATCCTGAGAAAAACGCCCAACTACGTAGGTGCAATAAGGAGGTACTGCTCATGGAGGGTAAGATGGACCCGGTAAATTACTTGCTACAATTAATAAGCTGGGGTTTAGAGGGGTTATTCAAGGATATGGGGCAGAGCCATCAAGGCAGTGGGCCTCGGTGTAATGCACGGGTTACTAAAGGAGCTAGGCTACTTACCCAGAGAAATTTAAAAAAAATACACATTAAGCACTGGCTATGGGCTTGTTAAGAGAGGCAAGGGTTTTACTGCGTAGTAGACGTTTATTCAGTAATTGGCTAAGCCTCGGCGTTAGGTACTGGTTGATATTGATTATCTGTATCTACAAGAATGATTGGTATTGTGAATGAATTAGGGTCTTTATGTTTTTATGAGTCATGAGGTGGTGTTAAATCGTTAAATGTGATTGGTCCTTTAATAAATAGTCCCGCTAGTTCTATTATACTGGATTTCACATGAGGCGCCTTGTATAGGTCTAGCTTGCCTAGCATTGATTCTAGGAGTTTACCGAGTTTCTGCCCCTCCTTTATTGCTAAGTGGTATGTCTTGCTTGATTCATTCCTGGTTATACTTAAGTATAACCAGTATATTGTGCGTCTCAGGGTTATGGTGAATCTAAGGGGGCTGTACCTAGTCCTCAGTATCATTGATAATGCCATAGTTCCTCTATAACCATAGTAAAGGCTCGTAAGACCTCTGGTGGTCATGCCTACGTAATGTTTTCCTGTTTTTGCTGGCATGTACTTTGCTCTGTATCCTTTGTTCCATAGTGCTAATCCTAGTAGTGAGTCGTCTAGGTATAGGAATGTTTCATTTATGAAGGGCTTACCGTGGGGCATGGTGTTTTTTACCGCGTCAATCCTCACCACCATGTATGCTCCATCCGCGTAGGTCACGTGATGCTCTTTGTCAATACCTGGGCAATTCCCTGGCAATGCCCCATTGCAAATGGGACTTCCTATCCAAGTCTCGTTCAAATAACCACCTGCCGAGTATATCGTCTTACCATCGCCGTAGTAAATGAGCCCGTTCACTGCCCCTAT from the Caldivirga maquilingensis IC-167 genome contains:
- a CDS encoding glycosyltransferase, with the translated sequence MVSISVIWLNYNSMKFKDVMLQSLDSFMNLDFDGYELIIVDNASSDGSYELIRKYIEERRPGHLKVRIIRSESNLGYAGGMNLGWDARDPETRYVAFVNNDLIAELESLRELIESMEGDEKIGAVNGLIYYGDGKTIYSAGGYLNETWIGSPICNGALPGNCPGIDKEHHVTYADGAYMVVRIDAVKNTMPHGKPFINETFLYLDDSLLGLALWNKGYRAKYMPAKTGKHYVGMTTRGLTSLYYGYRGTMALSMILRTRYSPLRFTITLRRTIYWLYLSITRNESSKTYHLAIKEGQKLGKLLESMLGKLDLYKAPHVKSSIIELAGLFIKGPITFNDLTPPHDS
- a CDS encoding DUF1616 domain-containing protein; the protein is MASGIRDTIMREVEEKPCITVEELVNEVSRKVGVPREYVAYELMMLWKKGAVELEGYPMDNRIMYLLSIEGLWYWVTLGISLASVLAVLLIGNGPLMYIRYVLGALMTLFMPGYSLIETLYPRGDELKPLERLALSIGLSLAITPLIGLILNYTPWGIRLIPIMVSTTLATTALLTTAAIKKSNYYLSRRSRCFE